One window from the genome of Salvia miltiorrhiza cultivar Shanhuang (shh) chromosome 7, IMPLAD_Smil_shh, whole genome shotgun sequence encodes:
- the LOC130992467 gene encoding transcription factor bHLH68-like isoform X1, producing the protein MMAGNPNWWSMNGMHPQLSSQLIYGASNSPNPSPPDLHHPSPDFPVRSWSQLLLGGEGERYGAGLFQQQKKIENWEEQVLNLNPSFTRNNIPVGDVKQESTHMNYTHVDDEEQFHPWPRQQLAASCVTTLTNNTVFNFSAAAAQSKNQHHNQDHSSECNSTSTGGVSKKARVQQSSAQPALKVRKEKLGDRITALHQLVSPFGKTDTASVLSEAIGYIRFLQGQIEALSSPYMRNAAGNTHHQHSVQERNCLFPEEPSQFLNDISMEGRGASNQDSQVKDLRSRGLCLVPISCTQHVGNENGADYWAPAAFGGGF; encoded by the exons ATGATGGCTGGAAACCCTAATTGGTGGAGCATGAATGGCATGCATCCACAGCTTTCTTCTCAGCTCATCTATGGCGCCTCCAACTCCCCCAACCCTTCTCCTCCCGATCTCCACCACCCCAGCCCGGATTTTCCGGTTAGGTCGTGGAGCCAGCTGCTTct GGGCGGCGAAGGGGAGAGATACGGCGCAGGTCTATTTCAGCAGCAAAAGAAGATTGAGAACTGGGAAGAGCAAGTGTTGAATTTGAACCCATCTTTCACAAGAAATAATATTCCTGTTGGCGATGTGAAGCAAGAGTCCACACACATGAATTACACACATGTAGACGATGAAGAACAATTTCACCCTTGGCCACGTCAGCAACTTGCAGCCTCCTGCGTCACCACCTTGACCAACAACACTGTCTTCAacttctccgccgccgccgcacaAAGTAAGAATCAACACCACAATCAGGACCATTCATCTGAG tGTAACAGCACGAGTACAGGTGGGGTATCAAAGAAGGCTAGGGTTCAACAGTCCTCAGCCCAACCAGCTTTGAAG GTGAGAAAGGAGAAGTTAGGGGATAGAATAACAGCTCTTCACCAACTTGTTTCTCCATTTGGGAag ACTGACACTGCTTCTGTCTTGTCAGAAGCCATTGGctacattagattccttcaggGTCAAATTGAG GCCCTGAGCTCTCCATACATGCGCAATGCAGCAGGAAACACACATCACCAACATTCT GTTCAAGAGAGGAATTGTTTGTTTCCCGAAGAGCCTTCTCAG TTCTTGAATGATATTTCCATGGAAGGAAGAGGAGCTTCTAATCAG GATTCACAAGTGAAAGATTTGAGGAGTAGAGGTCTTTGCTTAGTTCCGATTTCATGCACTCAACATGTGGGGAACGAGAATGGTGCCGATTACTGGGCTCCGGCAGCATTCGGCGGCGGCTTTTGA
- the LOC130992467 gene encoding transcription factor bHLH68-like isoform X3, with amino-acid sequence MMAGNPNWWSMNGMHPQLSSQLIYGASNSPNPSPPDLHHPSPDFPVRSWSQLLLGGEGERYGAGLFQQQKKIENWEEQVLNLNPSFTRNNIPVGDVKQESTHMNYTHVDDEEQFHPWPRQQLAASCVTTLTNNTVFNFSAAAAQSKNQHHNQDHSSECNSTSTGGVSKKARVQQSSAQPALKVRKEKLGDRITALHQLVSPFGKTDTASVLSEAIGYIRFLQGQIEALSSPYMRNAAGNTHHQHSVNKFKRGIVCFPKSLLSS; translated from the exons ATGATGGCTGGAAACCCTAATTGGTGGAGCATGAATGGCATGCATCCACAGCTTTCTTCTCAGCTCATCTATGGCGCCTCCAACTCCCCCAACCCTTCTCCTCCCGATCTCCACCACCCCAGCCCGGATTTTCCGGTTAGGTCGTGGAGCCAGCTGCTTct GGGCGGCGAAGGGGAGAGATACGGCGCAGGTCTATTTCAGCAGCAAAAGAAGATTGAGAACTGGGAAGAGCAAGTGTTGAATTTGAACCCATCTTTCACAAGAAATAATATTCCTGTTGGCGATGTGAAGCAAGAGTCCACACACATGAATTACACACATGTAGACGATGAAGAACAATTTCACCCTTGGCCACGTCAGCAACTTGCAGCCTCCTGCGTCACCACCTTGACCAACAACACTGTCTTCAacttctccgccgccgccgcacaAAGTAAGAATCAACACCACAATCAGGACCATTCATCTGAG tGTAACAGCACGAGTACAGGTGGGGTATCAAAGAAGGCTAGGGTTCAACAGTCCTCAGCCCAACCAGCTTTGAAG GTGAGAAAGGAGAAGTTAGGGGATAGAATAACAGCTCTTCACCAACTTGTTTCTCCATTTGGGAag ACTGACACTGCTTCTGTCTTGTCAGAAGCCATTGGctacattagattccttcaggGTCAAATTGAG GCCCTGAGCTCTCCATACATGCGCAATGCAGCAGGAAACACACATCACCAACATTCTGTAAATAA GTTCAAGAGAGGAATTGTTTGTTTCCCGAAGAGCCTTCTCAG TTCTTGA
- the LOC130992467 gene encoding transcription factor bHLH68-like isoform X2 — translation MMAGNPNWWSMNGMHPQLSSQLIYGASNSPNPSPPDLHHPSPDFPVRSWSQLLLGGEGERYGAGLFQQQKKIENWEEQVLNLNPSFTRNNIPVGDVKQESTHMNYTHVDDEEQFHPWPRQQLAASCVTTLTNNTVFNFSAAAAQSKNQHHNQDHSSECNSTSTGGVSKKARVQQSSAQPALKVRKEKLGDRITALHQLVSPFGKTDTASVLSEAIGYIRFLQGQIEALSSPYMRNAAGNTHHQHSVNKFKRGIVCFPKSLLRYLCYLYWIYHFLKEALII, via the exons ATGATGGCTGGAAACCCTAATTGGTGGAGCATGAATGGCATGCATCCACAGCTTTCTTCTCAGCTCATCTATGGCGCCTCCAACTCCCCCAACCCTTCTCCTCCCGATCTCCACCACCCCAGCCCGGATTTTCCGGTTAGGTCGTGGAGCCAGCTGCTTct GGGCGGCGAAGGGGAGAGATACGGCGCAGGTCTATTTCAGCAGCAAAAGAAGATTGAGAACTGGGAAGAGCAAGTGTTGAATTTGAACCCATCTTTCACAAGAAATAATATTCCTGTTGGCGATGTGAAGCAAGAGTCCACACACATGAATTACACACATGTAGACGATGAAGAACAATTTCACCCTTGGCCACGTCAGCAACTTGCAGCCTCCTGCGTCACCACCTTGACCAACAACACTGTCTTCAacttctccgccgccgccgcacaAAGTAAGAATCAACACCACAATCAGGACCATTCATCTGAG tGTAACAGCACGAGTACAGGTGGGGTATCAAAGAAGGCTAGGGTTCAACAGTCCTCAGCCCAACCAGCTTTGAAG GTGAGAAAGGAGAAGTTAGGGGATAGAATAACAGCTCTTCACCAACTTGTTTCTCCATTTGGGAag ACTGACACTGCTTCTGTCTTGTCAGAAGCCATTGGctacattagattccttcaggGTCAAATTGAG GCCCTGAGCTCTCCATACATGCGCAATGCAGCAGGAAACACACATCACCAACATTCTGTAAATAA GTTCAAGAGAGGAATTGTTTGTTTCCCGAAGAGCCTTCTCAGGTATTTATGCTACCTTTATTGGATCTATCACTTCCTAAAGGAggctttaataatttaa